Sequence from the Fibrobacter sp. UWP2 genome:
TCCAATACCGAACTTCTGGGAAAGCCCCCCAGAACGGGTATATCGGTGGCAAAGAGCCGCCCCAATCAAGAGGACAATCAGGTTCATCCAATGTGCAGATTGCTTAAAATAGTAGGCAGTCTCCATCACCCGGGTGTCTTCGCCAGAACGCTTAAGCACTTCGATACGGTGCCGCACCATCTTGGAATCCATCTCGTCGGCAACCTGACGTTCGTTGATAAGGTCGTCGGGATGCGTACTCACCCGGCCAAGCATGTTCTCCTTTACAATCGGAATGACCGTGACGGAGCCGTCCTTCTGGAAGATTCTGTGGAAGCCTCGTTCAAAAGACCAGTACGAAACACTGTCCTCCTCGACCCAGCGCACTAGCTTGGCGTCGTATCGTTCGCGCATGTGCCCTTGCTCGCGCAAAAGCAAAACAACATCGCGTCCCATTTTGGTGCGGCCCGAGTAATACTTGAAGAACCAGCTTATCTTTTCGCTATCGATGAACGTGAAGTTCTGCTTCTCTTTGATGCGCGGGTTCTTGCGCTTTTGGGCGTTGGTCTGCATGAGTTCCAAACGCTTGTGGTTGGCGTCAGGGAGCCACAATTCACTCATCAGGTAGGAGGCGCAAGAAATAACGACTCCAAAAAAGAAAATGGGCATGAGCGTTTTAAGCGGGCTCTGGCCCGAACTTTGCATGGCGGACATTTCCAAATGGCGAGCCATGTTGCCCACGGAGGCAAGCACCGCGATGAACATCGCCACGGGCGTAATCAAGTAGAGCATGTAAGGCAAGTAGCAGAAGTAGTACTCGCCCACGTCCTTCATATCGCGAGCAAGCCACGTTTTGATGTTGCCCACGAAGTCAATCACAGCGAACATTAAAATGGCGCCGATGGTCACGATGAGGAACATTTTTAAAAAGTTCCAAATGAGGTAGCGGGAGAATCTCATCCGAACCTCCCGGTAAGCCTTTTAAAGAACCCGCCAATGGCGCGCATCGCCCTAAAGAACTTGGAATCCCCGCTAAAGCGGTCACGGACCATTGCGATGGTGATAAACACGCCAAAGACGCCAATGATGATGTTGGATGCCCACATGGCAAGCTCGGGAGAGATGATCAAGCGGTCAGCCAGGTTCTCGCCGCCAATAAGGCAAATCCAGTAAATGACAAAGAATGCGAGACTATAGATGATGCCCGTGCCAATACCGCCCTTGCGCGCCATAATCCCAAGGGGGGCGCCAATCAACACAAATACAAAGCAAGCAAAGGAGGTACTGAACTTTTTGTGGATCTCGACCAAGTACTGTGCCGCCCGTTTTTCTTCGAATTCCAGCCGGCCATAAACGCGTTCGGTATTGCGAAGCGAAGTCATCTCCTGGGTGCGAACTTTTTGCAAAGACCGACGAAGCTGGATGGAGTCAGGAACCTGGAGCTTGCCCGTGGAGTCCGGAACGACGGTATCGCCCACAAGACCCGACCGCACA
This genomic interval carries:
- a CDS encoding LptF/LptG family permease; this encodes MRFSRYLIWNFLKMFLIVTIGAILMFAVIDFVGNIKTWLARDMKDVGEYYFCYLPYMLYLITPVAMFIAVLASVGNMARHLEMSAMQSSGQSPLKTLMPIFFFGVVISCASYLMSELWLPDANHKRLELMQTNAQKRKNPRIKEKQNFTFIDSEKISWFFKYYSGRTKMGRDVVLLLREQGHMRERYDAKLVRWVEEDSVSYWSFERGFHRIFQKDGSVTVIPIVKENMLGRVSTHPDDLINERQVADEMDSKMVRHRIEVLKRSGEDTRVMETAYYFKQSAHWMNLIVLLIGAALCHRYTRSGGLSQKFGIGLILVFSYYILERIGLKMGENGALTPFFAAWISHFAFAGISGVMLYRSFRL